From Methylomonas sp. EFPC3, a single genomic window includes:
- a CDS encoding cation diffusion facilitator family transporter, whose amino-acid sequence MRQNHSRVLWIVLVINAAMFFVESAAGLQAHSTSLLADALDMLGDSLVYGFSLFVLARSERWQAMAAVLKGSFMLAFGLGVLGEAGYKALNPIMPSTEMMGIVGTLALLANLVCFFLLYRHRSDNLNMRSTWLCSRNDLIANVGVLLAAGTSYQLSSRWPDIVVGTLIAGLFLHSAFGVLRQSARELRSIDKS is encoded by the coding sequence ATGCGCCAAAACCACAGTCGGGTACTGTGGATCGTGCTTGTCATCAATGCGGCCATGTTTTTTGTGGAAAGTGCAGCGGGACTCCAAGCGCACTCAACTTCGTTGCTTGCCGACGCGCTGGATATGCTGGGCGACTCACTGGTATACGGCTTCAGCCTTTTCGTGCTGGCCCGTTCGGAACGGTGGCAGGCGATGGCGGCCGTGTTGAAGGGCTCCTTCATGCTGGCCTTTGGTCTTGGCGTTCTCGGGGAAGCCGGTTACAAAGCATTGAACCCCATCATGCCAAGTACCGAAATGATGGGGATCGTTGGCACTTTAGCGTTGCTTGCCAATCTGGTCTGCTTTTTCCTACTCTACCGACACCGTAGCGATAACCTCAATATGAGATCGACCTGGCTGTGTTCACGCAATGACTTAATCGCCAATGTCGGGGTCCTGTTAGCTGCTGGTACAAGCTACCAGCTCTCTTCGCGTTGGCCAGACATCGTCGTTGGAACTCTAATCGCCGGATTGTTTCTTCATTCTGCGTTCGGCGTTTTACGACAATCAGCCCGAGAGCTGCGCAGCATTGACAAGTCTTAG
- a CDS encoding MerR family DNA-binding protein, which translates to MSPNNHFWCQIEPAVIQDNLQGYLQTADDWENWGQNIKPPVNFWPYEMSPLTIGKLARQTEVTIETIRHYQRIGLLTEPEKPQDGYRCYSDDAITRIRFIKRAQQAGFTLKEIATLLALDGAHCADVRQFAEQKYQQIDQQIKDLTTLRQVLGTLVNDCQQTTSSARCAILDAFSDDAATQP; encoded by the coding sequence GTGAGCCCGAACAACCATTTTTGGTGTCAGATTGAGCCAGCCGTCATTCAAGATAATCTTCAGGGTTATTTGCAAACAGCTGATGATTGGGAAAATTGGGGGCAAAATATAAAACCACCCGTCAACTTTTGGCCCTATGAAATGTCGCCTTTAACCATCGGCAAACTTGCCAGGCAAACCGAAGTCACCATTGAGACTATCCGCCACTATCAACGTATTGGTTTACTGACGGAACCCGAGAAACCCCAGGATGGCTACCGATGTTATTCAGATGATGCGATTACTCGAATCCGGTTCATCAAACGCGCTCAACAGGCCGGATTTACCTTAAAAGAAATTGCCACCTTACTAGCCCTTGATGGGGCGCACTGCGCTGATGTTCGACAATTTGCCGAGCAAAAATACCAGCAGATCGATCAACAAATCAAGGATTTAACGACCCTCCGTCAGGTATTGGGAACGCTGGTCAACGACTGTCAGCAGACAACTTCATCCGCGCGTTGCGCTATTCTCGATGCGTTTAGCGATGATGCAGCAACCCAACCCTGA
- a CDS encoding DUF4400 domain-containing protein produces MQRNLLFSLMIWLLEVILVASFVSDRWTREIQATEDRLLIAYFGEKKEAEIRHTAQNWFDQLFVQTGMRESVYRYFIPTERERQMSKGFEDVGRNDLFPFIQSRLDVLWDTVYQMIKRFVMACAWLPFLAVAILPFVVDGLIRRKVSQTNFDYPSPMAHRYSIYVMLGALYLLLMGLTVPFPVPPQSMPIGIFIVAWAMNTLLANTQKRV; encoded by the coding sequence ATGCAACGCAATTTACTATTCAGTCTGATGATCTGGTTGTTGGAAGTCATTTTAGTCGCCAGTTTTGTGTCGGATCGTTGGACGCGGGAAATCCAGGCAACCGAAGATCGGTTGCTGATTGCTTATTTCGGAGAAAAAAAGGAAGCGGAGATTCGGCATACGGCTCAGAATTGGTTTGATCAATTGTTTGTCCAAACAGGCATGAGAGAAAGCGTATACCGTTACTTCATTCCGACGGAGCGCGAACGACAAATGTCCAAAGGCTTTGAAGATGTCGGTCGCAATGATTTGTTTCCGTTCATTCAAAGCCGACTCGATGTGCTGTGGGATACCGTGTATCAGATGATCAAGCGCTTCGTCATGGCCTGCGCCTGGTTACCCTTTTTAGCAGTGGCCATACTGCCGTTTGTGGTTGATGGTTTGATTCGTCGCAAGGTCAGCCAGACCAATTTTGATTATCCCAGTCCCATGGCACATCGGTACAGCATCTATGTCATGCTGGGTGCTTTATACCTCTTGTTGATGGGACTGACGGTGCCATTTCCGGTACCACCGCAATCCATGCCGATTGGGATTTTTATCGTAGCCTGGGCAATGAACACGTTATTGGCTAATACTCAGAAGCGGGTTTGA
- the cadR gene encoding Cd(II)/Pb(II)-responsive transcriptional regulator encodes MLNRFKIGELAKMAGCQVVTIRYYEREGLLPEPTRSDGNYRLYTSKHLEQLHFIRHCRSMEMTLEDIRMLLRFRDTPEENCSEVDALLDQHICDVVDRIAQLKSLENQLRNLRGQCRSARAAKDCRILQGLSSETDGQTQR; translated from the coding sequence ATGCTCAATAGATTTAAGATTGGTGAGCTGGCTAAAATGGCAGGCTGTCAGGTGGTAACGATTCGTTACTATGAGCGGGAAGGTTTGCTGCCGGAACCGACTCGCTCTGACGGCAACTACCGTCTGTACACCAGCAAGCACCTCGAGCAGCTTCATTTCATTCGCCATTGCCGATCGATGGAGATGACGCTTGAGGACATTCGGATGTTACTCAGATTCCGAGACACGCCAGAAGAAAACTGCAGCGAAGTTGACGCTTTACTTGATCAGCATATCTGTGATGTGGTCGACCGGATCGCGCAACTCAAATCACTGGAAAATCAGTTGAGAAACTTGCGTGGTCAATGCCGTAGTGCCCGAGCCGCCAAGGATTGTAGGATTCTGCAGGGCCTGTCTTCGGAAACAGACGGGCAAACACAACGATGA
- a CDS encoding MerT/CopZ fusion-like heavy metal transport selenoprotein yields the protein MKTDPEIPINTPSWLGIGAILAAIGASACCVGPFLLLSLGIGGAWISTLTGLEPVRPFFIILTLFFIGLGYRKLYLTPDRCEVDEICAISDIQRRQRLMFWLGSAFILILLAFPWLAPFFMAUEGFDMTIKSSLLVISLLSSILWIPAAHAETTVEQPNRQQTVTLNIENMTCALCTVTIKKALQKVVGVQEVTVDYDSKTATVTFDSKKTDSAALIKATTDAGYPGSLVTPITR from the coding sequence ATGAAAACAGACCCTGAAATACCTATTAACACCCCGTCTTGGCTAGGTATCGGTGCCATATTGGCCGCGATAGGCGCTTCGGCATGCTGTGTCGGGCCTTTTTTACTTTTATCTTTAGGTATTGGCGGCGCATGGATAAGCACGTTGACAGGACTGGAACCGGTTCGTCCATTTTTCATCATCTTAACTCTGTTTTTTATAGGACTTGGGTATCGAAAACTCTATCTAACGCCTGACCGCTGTGAGGTAGATGAAATCTGTGCCATATCCGACATCCAACGCCGACAACGCCTGATGTTTTGGTTGGGTTCCGCATTCATTTTGATACTGCTGGCCTTTCCCTGGTTAGCGCCTTTTTTCATGGCTTGAGAGGGTTTCGATATGACAATTAAATCCAGTTTGTTAGTTATAAGCTTGTTATCAAGCATTCTGTGGATACCGGCAGCACATGCTGAAACTACTGTTGAACAGCCAAACCGGCAGCAAACGGTGACGCTGAACATCGAAAACATGACCTGCGCTCTGTGTACAGTCACCATTAAAAAAGCCTTACAGAAAGTCGTAGGCGTACAAGAAGTGACTGTCGATTACGATTCAAAAACAGCCACAGTAACCTTTGATAGCAAGAAAACCGATAGTGCAGCCTTGATCAAAGCCACGACGGATGCTGGTTATCCGGGTTCCCTGGTCACACCTATTACCCGATAA
- a CDS encoding MFS transporter, with protein sequence MLKHLLLPASVDKTILPIIVGRALRAFSDGFVAVLLPAYLLALGFDTWQVGAIATSTLLGSAMATLAVGTWGHKVHDRELLLVAALLMISTGFAFASQTSFWPLLMIAFIGTLNPSSGDVSLFLPLEHARLAEAAHDQARTALFARYSLIGALFAALGALSAGLPDYLVQTIDINRLDGFRFMFVLYSLIGFTIWLLYRRLPQSHTEQRKPAQPLGPSKSVVIKLATLFSLDSFAGGLVVNSLLALWLFKRFDLSLAAAGSFFFWAGLLTSLSQLVAPHLAKRIGLINTMVFTHIPANLSLIGAAFAPDIETALGLLLLRSLLSQMDVPARSAFVMLAVTPEERAAAASFTLVPRSLASSLSPTLGGALFTTGFFALPLVGCGVLKIAYDLMLWRAFRKFEAKN encoded by the coding sequence TTGCTTAAACATCTGCTATTACCCGCCAGCGTAGACAAGACCATATTGCCCATCATTGTTGGACGGGCATTGCGGGCTTTTTCCGATGGCTTTGTTGCGGTGTTATTGCCCGCATATTTATTGGCCTTGGGTTTTGACACGTGGCAAGTGGGGGCGATAGCAACATCGACACTGTTAGGATCGGCCATGGCTACACTGGCGGTGGGAACTTGGGGGCATAAAGTCCATGATCGCGAATTACTGCTAGTTGCTGCGCTATTGATGATCTCGACTGGGTTCGCCTTTGCCAGTCAAACGTCATTCTGGCCATTGTTGATGATTGCCTTCATTGGTACGCTCAATCCCAGCTCCGGTGACGTCAGCTTGTTTCTGCCACTTGAACATGCTCGACTGGCAGAGGCGGCCCACGATCAAGCTCGGACAGCACTGTTTGCCCGTTATAGCCTTATCGGTGCATTGTTCGCGGCTTTGGGTGCTTTATCGGCGGGACTGCCAGATTATCTTGTCCAAACTATTGACATCAACAGACTTGATGGCTTTCGATTCATGTTTGTCCTTTATAGTCTTATCGGCTTTACTATTTGGCTACTGTATAGACGCTTACCACAGTCACATACTGAACAGCGAAAGCCAGCGCAGCCATTAGGACCATCCAAGTCAGTAGTGATAAAACTGGCGACCTTGTTTTCCCTGGATTCCTTCGCTGGCGGATTAGTCGTCAATTCGCTGTTAGCGCTTTGGCTATTCAAGCGTTTCGATTTGTCATTAGCCGCAGCTGGTTCGTTTTTCTTTTGGGCCGGTTTGCTGACGTCCTTATCCCAGTTGGTTGCACCACACTTGGCAAAACGGATTGGACTGATCAATACCATGGTGTTCACGCACATCCCTGCAAATCTCAGTCTAATCGGGGCCGCATTTGCGCCTGACATCGAAACAGCACTCGGTTTGTTGTTGCTGCGATCCTTATTATCCCAGATGGATGTGCCGGCTCGAAGCGCATTTGTGATGCTGGCGGTGACCCCTGAAGAGAGAGCGGCGGCGGCTAGTTTTACATTGGTACCTCGGAGCTTGGCGTCTTCGCTCAGTCCAACGCTAGGAGGGGCTTTATTTACAACTGGTTTTTTTGCGCTTCCATTGGTGGGGTGCGGGGTTTTGAAGATTGCCTACGATCTGATGTTGTGGCGCGCTTTCAGAAAATTCGAGGCTAAAAATTAG